A stretch of the Candidatus Methylopumilus planktonicus genome encodes the following:
- a CDS encoding OmpA family protein — protein sequence MKKSLLLASLLSLLLIGCSSTPIVDVSKPAGPSASKDESDEKDLDLASLRDPNNILSKRSIYFDYDKDVVKAEYKDLLAAHAKYVASHPKAKMTLTGNTDDRGSREYNVSLGQKRSVSVKKSMNVLGAQDGQIETVSFGEERADTNCKDDACYGKDRRVDISYEKE from the coding sequence ATGAAAAAATCACTATTACTTGCATCATTACTCTCATTACTTTTGATAGGCTGTAGCTCAACACCAATTGTTGATGTATCAAAACCTGCTGGCCCTTCTGCATCGAAAGATGAAAGCGATGAAAAAGATCTCGATTTAGCAAGCTTACGTGATCCAAATAATATCTTGTCTAAACGTAGCATCTACTTTGACTATGATAAAGATGTCGTTAAAGCTGAATATAAAGACCTCTTAGCAGCGCATGCTAAATATGTAGCGTCACATCCAAAAGCTAAAATGACTTTAACTGGCAATACGGATGATCGAGGCTCACGTGAATACAATGTCTCACTTGGACAAAAACGTTCTGTGTCGGTTAAGAAATCTATGAATGTATTAGGTGCGCAAGATGGACAAATCGAAACAGTGAGTTTCGGTGAAGAGCGTGCGGATACAAATTGTAAAGATGACGCATGTTATGGAAAAGATCGTCGCGTCGATATCTCTTACGAAAAAGAGTAA
- the rplS gene encoding 50S ribosomal protein L19 — translation MADIIQLLEQEEIARLGKTIPNFAPGDTVVVGVNVVEGTRKRVQLYEGVVISKRNRGLNSAFTVRKISSGEGVERTFQTYSPLIASIELKRRGDVRRAKLYYLRERSGKSARIREKLDAREKEIIQDIPKTETPKAAAPEAAPDKAAE, via the coding sequence ATGGCAGATATTATTCAATTATTAGAGCAAGAAGAAATTGCTCGTCTAGGTAAAACCATCCCCAACTTTGCACCAGGCGACACAGTCGTAGTGGGTGTAAATGTAGTTGAAGGTACAAGAAAACGTGTACAGCTTTACGAAGGTGTTGTGATTTCAAAAAGAAATCGCGGGCTTAATTCAGCATTCACTGTGAGAAAGATTTCATCAGGTGAAGGTGTTGAGCGCACATTCCAAACTTATTCTCCACTCATCGCATCGATCGAATTAAAGCGTCGCGGTGATGTACGCCGTGCAAAACTTTATTACTTACGTGAACGTTCAGGTAAATCTGCGCGTATCCGTGAAAAATTAGATGCACGCGAAAAAGAAATTATTCAAGATATTCCAAAAACAGAAACACCTAAGGCGGCAGCGCCTGAGGCAGCTCCCGATAAGGCAGCTGAGTAA
- the tolB gene encoding Tol-Pal system beta propeller repeat protein TolB: protein MKKYNVHMLKTFTSLCLLFLISIHAFATETIEISGGGTKQINIAVMPYKEIVSDKANSRMHQIIAADLYRSGFFRPLEVNGLVNKPSALSEINYSEMSAIEAQVMTLGQVAISNNRMKVNWFLVDTNKKTILTTMEYSGPVAQYRAIAHKISDTIYEKLTGIPGVFSTKISYITKNKGRYSINVADADGFNVQSIVGSPQPIISARWSPDATKIAYVSFEKKKPIIYIQSLVTGQRTVLANFKGNNSSPSWSPDGRRLAIVLTYNANSQIYLIDADGSNLKPLIQSAHIDTEPVWSPDGRLIYFTSDRGGRPQIYKVSSSGGEPQRVSFEGNQNLNPNVSPDAKILSYVTQDEGRFRVVLHDLQTGQITKITDGPFDEAPTFSPNGHVILYAHKINGSGELSTVSIDGVVRQSFNINADDIREPAWAPFVK, encoded by the coding sequence ATGAAAAAATATAATGTACATATGTTAAAAACATTTACTTCCCTATGCTTACTTTTTTTGATATCTATTCATGCATTTGCAACTGAAACGATTGAGATTTCTGGAGGCGGTACCAAGCAAATCAATATTGCAGTTATGCCTTACAAAGAAATAGTGAGTGATAAAGCCAATAGTCGTATGCATCAAATCATTGCAGCGGATCTTTATCGTTCAGGTTTTTTTAGGCCTTTAGAAGTGAATGGATTAGTGAATAAGCCATCAGCTTTAAGCGAAATAAATTATTCAGAAATGAGTGCTATTGAGGCACAAGTTATGACCCTAGGTCAGGTGGCGATCAGTAATAACCGTATGAAGGTGAATTGGTTTTTAGTCGACACCAATAAAAAAACGATTTTAACCACTATGGAATACTCAGGTCCAGTCGCACAATACCGTGCAATTGCTCATAAAATTTCTGACACCATTTATGAAAAATTAACTGGTATTCCAGGGGTCTTCAGTACCAAAATTTCTTACATCACAAAAAATAAAGGCCGCTACTCTATAAATGTGGCCGATGCAGATGGATTTAATGTACAGTCGATAGTGGGCTCTCCTCAGCCTATTATCTCTGCGAGATGGTCACCAGATGCCACAAAAATTGCCTACGTATCTTTTGAAAAGAAAAAACCTATTATCTATATTCAGTCTTTAGTGACAGGACAAAGAACGGTCTTAGCTAATTTTAAAGGTAATAATAGCTCACCCTCATGGTCGCCTGACGGGAGACGTCTAGCGATTGTTTTAACGTATAACGCAAACTCACAAATTTATCTCATTGATGCTGATGGATCTAATTTAAAACCCCTTATCCAGAGTGCGCATATTGATACGGAGCCCGTCTGGTCGCCTGACGGTCGATTGATTTATTTCACATCCGATCGCGGGGGTCGCCCACAAATTTACAAAGTCTCATCAAGTGGAGGTGAGCCACAGCGTGTGTCGTTTGAAGGGAACCAAAATTTAAATCCTAACGTGTCACCCGATGCCAAAATACTTTCTTATGTAACGCAAGATGAAGGTCGCTTTAGAGTGGTGCTTCACGATCTTCAAACAGGACAAATTACGAAAATTACCGATGGTCCTTTTGATGAAGCGCCTACGTTTTCCCCGAATGGGCATGTGATACTATATGCACATAAGATCAACGGATCGGGCGAACTTTCTACCGTATCGATTGATGGCGTGGTTCGTCAATCATTTAATATTAACGCCGATGATATTAGAGAGCCCGCATGGGCACCTTTTGTAAAATAA
- the ybgC gene encoding tol-pal system-associated acyl-CoA thioesterase, protein MAGLKIFSLPVRIYFEDTDSGGVVYHSNYLKFMERARTEWLRSVGIDQHHLKCHDHIMFVVHRINIQYKLPARFNDDLIVKSELKDIGSSKIEFRQMIYRENEMLIDATVDIACIDSEKFKPVRIPSTVKEIMESL, encoded by the coding sequence ATGGCAGGATTAAAAATTTTTTCGTTACCTGTGCGTATTTATTTCGAAGACACCGATAGTGGTGGTGTTGTATACCACTCTAACTACTTAAAATTTATGGAGCGCGCGAGAACGGAATGGTTGAGAAGTGTTGGCATTGATCAACATCATTTAAAATGTCATGACCATATTATGTTTGTGGTCCATCGCATTAATATTCAATACAAACTTCCTGCACGTTTTAATGATGATTTAATCGTCAAGAGTGAGCTTAAAGATATAGGCTCTAGCAAAATTGAGTTTAGACAAATGATTTATCGTGAAAATGAAATGTTGATTGATGCAACTGTCGATATTGCTTGTATTGATAGTGAAAAATTTAAACCTGTCAGAATCCCATCCACCGTTAAAGAAATTATGGAGTCTTTATGA
- the queE gene encoding 7-carboxy-7-deazaguanine synthase QueE has translation MGLPTIFIRLSGCPMRCHYCDTAYAFQGGSMMDIEDIMASIKKYDTHYVTVTGGEPLAQKEVIHLLKILADSNYEVSIETGGGLSIKEVDPRIKIILDIKTPESGEEKKNHWENLDMISSKDEIKFVLCSREDYDWAKKILDQYKLTQKCSVLFSPVYQKLDVTDLGDWILKDQLHVRMQIQLHKLLWGEKPGV, from the coding sequence ATGGGATTGCCTACGATTTTTATTCGCTTAAGTGGTTGTCCGATGCGTTGCCATTATTGCGACACGGCTTATGCTTTTCAAGGAGGATCTATGATGGATATCGAGGACATCATGGCATCCATCAAAAAATATGACACGCACTATGTCACAGTGACAGGTGGCGAGCCGCTTGCACAAAAAGAAGTAATCCATCTTCTCAAAATCTTGGCTGATAGCAATTACGAAGTGTCAATTGAAACTGGCGGCGGGCTTTCTATTAAAGAAGTTGATCCGCGCATTAAAATTATTTTAGATATCAAAACGCCCGAGTCAGGTGAGGAGAAAAAAAATCATTGGGAAAATTTAGATATGATTAGTTCAAAAGATGAAATTAAATTTGTGCTTTGTAGTCGTGAAGATTATGACTGGGCTAAAAAAATACTTGATCAATATAAACTCACTCAAAAATGTAGCGTTTTGTTTTCCCCTGTCTATCAAAAATTAGATGTCACTGATTTAGGAGATTGGATTTTAAAAGATCAGCTTCATGTGCGTATGCAAATTCAATTACATAAACTCCTCTGGGGAGAAAAACCTGGTGTCTAA
- the ruvB gene encoding Holliday junction branch migration DNA helicase RuvB → MIESDRFVASTVNEPVEESIERALRPKELQEYVGQEKVRSQLEIFISAAKNRNEALDHVLLFGPPGLGKTTLAHIIAKEMGVNLRQTSGPVLEKAGDLAALLTNLEPNDVLFIDEIHRLSPVIEEILYPAMEDYRLDIMIGEGPSARSVRLDLPPFTLVGATTRAGMLTNPLRDRFGIVSRLEFYSEIELAKIVDRSSSLLEADIDPSGSLEIAKRSRGTPRIANRLLRRVRDYAQVKSNGKITASIADDALKMLDVDLLGLDVMDRKLLQAILEKFNGGPVGIDNLAAAIGEERETIEDVLEPYLIQQGYLMRTPRGRVVTQATYLHFGMKPPSQEPTDTLWQD, encoded by the coding sequence ATGATTGAATCTGATCGTTTTGTAGCAAGTACGGTGAATGAGCCTGTTGAGGAATCTATTGAGCGCGCACTTCGCCCTAAAGAACTTCAAGAATATGTCGGTCAAGAAAAAGTCAGAAGCCAATTAGAGATTTTTATTTCGGCGGCTAAAAATAGAAACGAAGCGTTAGACCATGTATTACTTTTTGGCCCACCTGGTTTAGGCAAAACGACTTTAGCTCACATCATTGCAAAAGAGATGGGTGTCAATCTTCGCCAAACATCAGGCCCTGTTTTAGAAAAAGCAGGTGACCTCGCAGCACTTCTTACTAATCTAGAGCCTAATGACGTTTTATTTATTGATGAGATTCATCGTTTATCACCCGTCATTGAAGAAATTTTATACCCTGCCATGGAAGATTACCGTCTTGATATTATGATTGGTGAGGGCCCATCGGCTAGATCAGTGCGACTTGATTTGCCACCTTTTACATTAGTGGGTGCTACCACACGAGCAGGTATGCTCACCAATCCACTCCGTGATCGTTTTGGTATTGTCTCCCGATTAGAATTTTATAGCGAAATCGAATTAGCAAAAATTGTGGATCGATCATCCAGTCTTTTAGAAGCTGATATTGATCCCTCAGGCTCATTAGAAATTGCAAAACGTTCACGAGGCACGCCTCGCATTGCAAACCGTTTATTAAGACGTGTACGTGATTACGCACAAGTAAAATCAAATGGAAAAATTACCGCGTCAATTGCAGACGACGCACTCAAAATGTTGGATGTGGATTTATTAGGGCTAGACGTCATGGACCGAAAACTACTCCAAGCGATTCTAGAAAAATTTAATGGTGGTCCCGTGGGTATTGATAATTTAGCTGCAGCGATTGGTGAAGAGCGGGAAACCATTGAAGATGTATTAGAGCCCTATCTTATTCAACAAGGTTATCTCATGCGCACTCCGCGAGGACGTGTTGTGACACAAGCGACATATCTTCATTTTGGTATGAAGCCACCTTCACAAGAGCCGACTGATACCTTATGGCAGGATTAA
- the trmD gene encoding tRNA (guanosine(37)-N1)-methyltransferase TrmD, translated as MKPLSFDVVTLFPEMFQALKDFGITSRAFHEAFVDLTLWNPRDFTSDTHRTVDDRPYGGGPGMLMMIEPLKKAIDAAKKAQMNKGIQDVRVIHLSPRGLPLTHQKVMELSKASGLIFLASRYEGVDERLIESSVDEEISIGDYVLSGGELPTMVVMDAIIRQLPGVLGDDNSAIEDSFVNGLLDCPHYTRPEVYEGSRVPDVLLSGNHARISAWRLQQSLALTKVKRPDLLAARLLTKEETRLLQEIDKQEQDSI; from the coding sequence ATGAAACCTTTATCTTTTGATGTGGTGACACTTTTTCCTGAGATGTTTCAAGCATTAAAGGATTTCGGTATTACCTCTCGCGCATTTCATGAAGCGTTTGTAGATTTAACGTTATGGAATCCAAGAGATTTTACGAGTGATACACATCGTACAGTGGATGATAGGCCTTATGGCGGCGGCCCTGGCATGCTGATGATGATTGAGCCTTTAAAGAAGGCGATCGATGCGGCTAAAAAAGCGCAAATGAATAAAGGTATTCAAGATGTGCGAGTGATTCATTTATCCCCAAGAGGATTGCCACTCACACATCAAAAAGTAATGGAATTGTCAAAAGCTTCAGGGCTCATTTTTTTAGCGAGTCGTTATGAAGGGGTTGATGAGCGACTGATTGAAAGTAGTGTTGATGAAGAAATTTCAATTGGGGACTACGTATTAAGTGGGGGAGAATTGCCCACCATGGTGGTGATGGATGCCATTATTAGGCAGCTACCAGGGGTGTTAGGTGATGATAACTCAGCTATTGAGGATTCGTTTGTGAATGGCTTACTTGATTGCCCTCACTATACGAGACCTGAGGTGTATGAAGGATCCAGGGTTCCGGATGTATTATTGTCGGGTAACCATGCTAGAATTAGCGCCTGGCGATTACAGCAATCGTTAGCGTTAACCAAGGTCAAACGACCTGATTTGTTAGCCGCAAGGCTGTTGACTAAAGAAGAGACTCGGCTGCTTCAAGAAATTGATAAGCAGGAACAAGACTCTATATAA
- a CDS encoding biopolymer transporter ExbD → MRKRRLMNQINVVPYIDVTLVLLVIFMVTAPMTNPGVVELPEVGETLKQTGAPIVITIKLNSTIEIEGESYTRDRLLSHVQSLIKTTPDRALVIAADKNVKYDEVISVMDLLKQNNVSKVGLLLKPQK, encoded by the coding sequence ATGCGTAAACGTCGCTTAATGAATCAGATCAATGTGGTGCCTTACATTGATGTGACTTTAGTTTTACTTGTTATTTTTATGGTGACAGCCCCCATGACGAATCCTGGTGTCGTGGAGTTACCTGAGGTGGGTGAAACTTTAAAACAAACAGGAGCGCCTATCGTGATTACCATAAAACTTAATAGCACCATTGAGATTGAGGGTGAGAGTTATACGCGCGATCGATTATTAAGCCATGTGCAGTCTTTAATTAAAACAACCCCTGATCGAGCGCTTGTGATTGCGGCTGACAAGAATGTGAAATACGATGAAGTGATAAGTGTCATGGATCTCTTAAAACAAAATAACGTTTCTAAAGTGGGCTTACTTCTTAAGCCACAAAAATAA
- the rpsP gene encoding 30S ribosomal protein S16, whose product MVIIRLSRGGSKKTPFYNVVVADSRNRRDGRFIERIGFYNPMAKIGTEALRIDNERVTHWKGHGALLSDSVNRLVKLHAKGPEAIVALKKKDADKVEVRKAKEAAKKAEELKVAMDAKEAEEKAKAAAAAPAPEAAPAEAAAPEVTTDAAPVEAAPEAAAPEATPTEAVAPEEAPAEATEPPAESA is encoded by the coding sequence ATGGTAATTATTCGACTTTCTAGAGGCGGTTCAAAAAAGACCCCTTTTTACAATGTAGTAGTGGCAGATTCAAGAAATCGCCGCGACGGACGCTTTATTGAGCGTATTGGTTTTTATAACCCAATGGCTAAGATTGGCACCGAAGCACTTCGTATTGATAACGAACGTGTGACGCATTGGAAAGGTCATGGCGCACTCCTTTCAGATTCAGTGAATCGTTTAGTTAAGCTTCATGCAAAAGGCCCAGAGGCAATTGTGGCTTTAAAGAAAAAAGATGCAGATAAAGTAGAGGTGAGAAAAGCTAAAGAAGCTGCTAAGAAAGCTGAAGAATTAAAAGTAGCGATGGACGCTAAAGAAGCGGAAGAAAAAGCTAAGGCAGCAGCAGCTGCACCTGCACCTGAGGCGGCTCCTGCAGAAGCAGCAGCTCCTGAAGTAACCACAGATGCAGCTCCAGTTGAGGCAGCCCCAGAAGCAGCAGCTCCTGAAGCAACTCCAACAGAAGCAGTAGCTCCTGAAGAAGCTCCAGCAGAGGCGACTGAACCACCAGCTGAAAGCGCTTAA
- a CDS encoding TonB C-terminal domain-containing protein produces MIRPQEKIIATRAAIYAASVHIILIVIMIVSFEWRVKLPQVAEVELWDSIPAASVKAVDTPPVEKKIEPEPPKPEPKPSKVEEIIKSLTSDKAEISLKQKKEEEDRKKLEDQKKKDDLKKIQEELLKQDQLAKLQQELLQDKSKPSLNRHEDVKQSNANPTQGGAKLGEIDKYKLLIQRKIQQNVNKQLCGTSPVELQFEIGLMPTGELIGNPKMLKSSGIPVCDESVERAIFQSQPLPVPTDTDLFSKFKNLKLNFRPNEKI; encoded by the coding sequence GTGATTAGACCTCAAGAAAAAATCATAGCAACAAGAGCTGCGATCTATGCAGCGAGTGTGCATATTATTTTAATCGTGATCATGATTGTCAGTTTTGAATGGAGAGTAAAGTTACCCCAAGTAGCTGAAGTGGAATTATGGGATTCGATTCCTGCGGCAAGTGTTAAAGCAGTTGACACACCGCCTGTTGAAAAGAAGATTGAGCCAGAACCGCCAAAGCCTGAGCCTAAACCATCTAAGGTAGAAGAAATTATTAAATCACTGACTAGTGATAAGGCCGAAATTAGCTTGAAACAAAAAAAAGAAGAAGAGGATCGTAAAAAATTAGAAGATCAAAAAAAGAAAGATGATTTGAAAAAAATTCAGGAAGAACTTTTAAAGCAAGATCAATTGGCTAAACTTCAACAAGAATTATTACAAGACAAATCAAAGCCTTCATTAAATCGTCATGAAGACGTGAAACAATCAAATGCTAATCCTACCCAAGGAGGTGCTAAATTAGGTGAAATAGATAAATATAAATTATTGATTCAAAGAAAAATTCAACAGAATGTGAATAAGCAGTTATGTGGCACGAGTCCTGTGGAGCTTCAGTTTGAAATTGGATTAATGCCTACAGGAGAATTGATTGGTAACCCTAAAATGTTAAAATCAAGTGGTATTCCGGTATGTGATGAATCGGTAGAGCGTGCTATTTTTCAATCACAACCATTGCCAGTGCCAACAGATACCGATTTATTTTCGAAATTTAAAAATTTAAAACTTAACTTTAGACCCAATGAAAAAATATAA
- the ybgF gene encoding tol-pal system protein YbgF gives MKKLILLACLFVTPLHAALFEDTDARKKLQEMQLKEIELETRIVNLEAVVKSGSLNDMLNQIELMKQDVSKLRGDIETLRHLDATVEQRQKDLYQDLDGRLRKIEEKSTADSPATTNKVTETPPTPEIKAPSDQEVFDQASVLLDGLKNKEAFQAFTDFIKQFPNSALLPDAKYALANAQFNLKNYKATIGTYQKLLDQHPDFSKNPEALLGLANAQIQLALIPEAKKSLKDLIKKYPKSDVIQNAQKRLKVLESIKP, from the coding sequence ATGAAAAAACTTATTCTTTTAGCATGTTTATTTGTTACACCTTTACATGCGGCACTCTTTGAAGATACGGATGCTAGAAAAAAACTTCAAGAGATGCAATTAAAAGAAATAGAGTTAGAAACACGTATTGTCAATCTTGAGGCTGTCGTAAAAAGTGGCAGCCTCAATGACATGTTGAATCAAATCGAATTAATGAAACAAGATGTTTCCAAATTGCGTGGTGATATAGAAACCTTACGCCATTTGGATGCTACGGTTGAACAACGCCAAAAAGATCTTTATCAAGATTTGGATGGCAGACTTCGAAAGATTGAAGAAAAATCAACTGCAGACTCGCCTGCAACAACTAACAAGGTTACAGAAACACCTCCAACGCCTGAGATAAAAGCACCTTCAGATCAAGAGGTTTTTGATCAAGCAAGTGTTCTTTTAGATGGCTTAAAAAATAAAGAAGCTTTCCAGGCCTTTACTGATTTTATTAAACAATTCCCTAATAGCGCATTATTGCCTGATGCTAAATATGCTTTAGCCAATGCGCAATTTAATTTAAAAAATTACAAAGCAACGATTGGTACCTATCAAAAATTACTCGATCAGCACCCTGATTTTTCAAAAAATCCAGAAGCTTTATTAGGTTTAGCTAATGCACAAATTCAATTAGCGCTTATCCCTGAAGCTAAAAAAAGCTTGAAGGATTTAATTAAAAAATATCCTAAGAGCGATGTGATTCAAAATGCACAAAAGCGCTTAAAAGTTTTAGAGAGTATCAAGCCCTAA
- the tolQ gene encoding protein TolQ — MNVVNDLSFLSLITGATIPVQLVMVILLAASGFSWWYIFIKVSVLKSAELAVDEFENTFWTSGDLNKLHDSIHSGRIKNQGLATIFEAGYKEFNRHKTSKSDMSDVIEGVRRAMRATYNRELDFLDAHLPFLASVGSVSPYIGLFGTVWGIMNAFRGLANVAQATLTQVAPGIAEALIATAIGLFAAIPAVIAYNRFATSVDRLSVRYESFMEEFVNILQRKG, encoded by the coding sequence ATGAATGTAGTGAATGATTTATCTTTTTTAAGTTTAATTACAGGGGCGACCATTCCTGTTCAGCTTGTCATGGTAATTTTATTAGCTGCTTCTGGTTTTTCTTGGTGGTATATCTTTATTAAAGTCTCTGTATTAAAGAGTGCAGAACTTGCAGTGGATGAATTTGAAAATACATTCTGGACAAGTGGGGATCTTAATAAGCTTCATGACAGCATTCATAGTGGCCGCATCAAGAACCAGGGCTTAGCGACTATTTTTGAAGCAGGCTATAAAGAATTTAATCGTCATAAAACATCAAAAAGTGACATGAGTGATGTGATTGAAGGAGTGCGGCGAGCCATGCGAGCCACTTACAATCGTGAACTTGATTTCTTAGATGCGCATCTACCTTTTCTAGCATCAGTGGGATCTGTAAGTCCTTACATTGGTTTATTTGGAACAGTATGGGGCATCATGAATGCCTTTAGAGGATTAGCCAATGTGGCACAAGCGACTTTAACTCAAGTGGCTCCTGGCATTGCAGAGGCATTAATCGCAACTGCCATTGGTTTATTTGCAGCGATTCCAGCGGTTATTGCCTATAACCGTTTTGCAACTTCAGTTGATCGTTTATCGGTGAGGTATGAAAGCTTCATGGAAGAGTTCGTTAATATCTTACAAAGAAAAGGATAA
- the queC gene encoding 7-cyano-7-deazaguanine synthase QueC has product MVSKAVVLLSGGLDSATTLAIAKSEGYECYALSVNYHQRHIAELDAAKKIALLFKVKDHKTVEMDLSWMLTSALTNPDLKMPTELTSHIPITYVPARNTLMLTLALGWAEVIGAHDIFIGVNAVDYSGYPDCRPEYIAQFQKMANLGTKSGVEGQNIHLHTPLIHLSKEAIILQGMKLGVDYGLTVSCYQADQDGYACGVCDSCRLRQNGFKAAGVDDPTSYQ; this is encoded by the coding sequence CTGGTGTCTAAAGCCGTAGTTCTCTTATCAGGGGGCCTTGATTCAGCCACTACCTTAGCGATTGCGAAAAGCGAAGGTTATGAATGTTATGCCTTGAGTGTTAATTATCACCAGCGCCATATTGCAGAACTCGATGCTGCTAAAAAAATCGCTTTGCTGTTTAAAGTGAAAGATCATAAAACGGTGGAGATGGATTTAAGTTGGATGCTCACTTCTGCTCTTACTAATCCTGATTTAAAAATGCCAACTGAATTAACTTCTCATATCCCGATTACTTATGTGCCTGCGCGGAATACTTTAATGCTCACCTTGGCGCTAGGTTGGGCAGAGGTCATTGGTGCGCATGATATTTTTATAGGGGTTAATGCCGTCGATTATTCAGGTTACCCTGATTGCAGGCCGGAATACATTGCACAATTTCAGAAAATGGCTAATTTAGGGACTAAATCGGGTGTAGAAGGCCAAAATATTCATCTTCACACCCCGTTGATTCATCTATCCAAAGAAGCCATTATTCTTCAGGGCATGAAATTAGGTGTGGATTACGGGTTAACTGTTTCGTGCTATCAGGCTGATCAAGATGGCTATGCATGTGGCGTCTGCGATTCTTGTCGCTTAAGACAAAACGGCTTTAAAGCGGCTGGGGTTGATGATCCCACCTCTTACCAATAG
- the ruvA gene encoding Holliday junction branch migration protein RuvA, producing MIGRISGILLDKTPPLALIDCNGVGYECEVPMSTFYLLPQVGDKVTLLTHFVVREDAQLLFGFGTNQERLMFRQLLKVNGIGAKSALAILSGLSIDELIQAVSLQEAGLLTRVPGIGKKTAERLLLELKDKFTLDSALSIKGSGITSISQDVLNALIALGYNERESLNAVKSLDMNLTVNDGIKQALKYLSKG from the coding sequence ATGATTGGAAGAATTTCCGGCATTCTTTTAGATAAAACGCCACCTTTGGCTTTAATTGACTGCAATGGAGTGGGCTATGAATGCGAAGTCCCTATGAGTACTTTTTATTTACTTCCTCAGGTGGGAGATAAAGTCACATTACTCACGCACTTTGTCGTTCGTGAAGATGCACAGCTTTTATTTGGTTTTGGTACCAACCAAGAACGTTTAATGTTTCGACAGCTTTTGAAAGTAAACGGTATTGGAGCTAAGTCCGCACTCGCGATTTTAAGCGGTTTATCGATTGATGAATTGATTCAAGCGGTGTCATTGCAAGAAGCAGGGCTCCTAACCCGTGTACCCGGTATCGGCAAAAAAACAGCCGAACGATTGCTTCTAGAGCTTAAAGATAAATTCACGCTTGATTCAGCGCTAAGTATTAAGGGTTCTGGTATCACATCGATCAGCCAAGATGTTCTCAATGCGCTCATTGCATTAGGCTACAATGAACGCGAATCTTTAAATGCAGTCAAAAGTTTAGATATGAATCTCACTGTGAATGATGGTATTAAACAAGCTTTAAAATATTTATCTAAAGGCTAA
- the rimM gene encoding ribosome maturation factor RimM (Essential for efficient processing of 16S rRNA), with the protein MARISGPYGVKGWIKIQPFTVDINQLLNKKEWLIGDEKSSISYPIETSKIHGNSIVAKLVNIDDRDAAFGLRNKTILIPKHELPALEKGEYYWNDLMGHAVINQKQEHLGVVQTFLETGANDVLVVKGDKEYLIPFIPHVILNVDMEKKEIEVDWDKDF; encoded by the coding sequence ATGGCACGCATCAGTGGGCCATATGGTGTCAAAGGTTGGATCAAGATCCAGCCCTTCACGGTAGATATCAATCAACTTCTGAACAAAAAAGAGTGGCTTATTGGGGATGAAAAATCATCCATAAGTTATCCGATCGAAACATCAAAAATACACGGCAATAGTATCGTTGCTAAGTTAGTAAATATCGATGATCGAGATGCAGCATTTGGGTTAAGAAATAAAACAATTTTAATACCCAAGCATGAGTTACCCGCCTTAGAAAAAGGCGAATATTACTGGAATGATTTGATGGGACATGCCGTCATCAACCAGAAACAAGAACATTTAGGTGTTGTTCAAACTTTTCTGGAAACAGGAGCGAACGATGTCTTAGTCGTTAAGGGCGACAAAGAGTATTTAATCCCTTTTATTCCTCATGTAATTTTAAATGTGGATATGGAAAAAAAAGAAATTGAAGTCGACTGGGATAAAGATTTTTAA